In Metopolophium dirhodum isolate CAU chromosome 5, ASM1992520v1, whole genome shotgun sequence, the sequence ATAAAGACTCTACCTAGTTTTGGCATAAAAACAACTAGTTTAAATTGGTTTAGAAATTATCTAAAAGATAggcaacaaataattaaaataaacaaaacattaggTCAAAAAAGGAAAATCATGTGCGGAGTTCCATAAGGTAGTGTTCTTGGtcctttatttttcattttatatattaactgtatatgtaatataaatgtagGTGGTAAAGTTGTAACATATGTGGATGACACTTGTCTACTCTTTACAGATAGCTCGTGGCCTTCTGTGCAACTTAAAGCAATATCTGAGCTCAAAAAAGTAGTAAATCTTTTTAACTCAAAGAAATTatctttgaatataaaaaaacctattttatgACATTCAGTATTTACAATTCAGTTATTCCTTTTCAGGAACTAACAGAacattgttgtaaaaatgtCGCTGAATGTAATgatatgtgtaaaataatttcaaggGTCCAGTCTACCAGATATTTAGGTATAACATTTGACAGTAATTTTAAGTGGaacttacatataaataatatagtaatgagaCTACGTTCTTCACTCCACAAatgttataaactaaaaaatatcttgCCTGTTAATATATTGCGCAATAAATATTTAGCTCTATATCAATCAGTGTCCCAATATGGATGTTTAGTGTGGAGTGGACTATCCGAAATTTATTTAAAGCCATTATAActtcaacaaaacaaaattataagaatCTGTTTAGATGCAAAAACTATGGTAGGCTCAacgaatcaaaattataaagagTTTAAGGTTTTGCCTATTAGatcggtttacaaaaaaaaagtaatattttagttaGATACAAACAGAAATACATGGTTCAATACAgagttatacaaaaataaaagacaaCACAGGGCATTAGACGCATTAGTAAAGTATGTAAAAACAACGTGTGGTCAAAAATTCATAGACTACCTTGGGCCTACTACATTCAATTCATTagattatgatataaaacagaaattactatactataaaaacaaaaatcaaaaaaaaaaaaaattaatgaatgaaTGGTTATTGTACAATTTACCCTAAATCaaattctttttatattataagctaagtaaataattttaatctatattagttttatttgtgtatgtttgattataatgtttgtttttatagttttctttttatcatgtacaatttctaaaaacaaaaaaaacatttgttatttgtatatttaattttatatggatttaaaattttaatttagtataatttcttttattaataattgtattgcataatttaataactcTCTATCTCCAACACCAGCTTTGCTTAAAGGAGATAGATAATCGAAAatgttatctataaaaataatttatgtatacctattctTTCTttcgatcaataaaaaaaaaaaaatataaaaatatatgatccCATGCGATTCATTGCCTATTGAAATtgccaactctatatgaatGATATGTTTTACGTATAatcatggcaaccatttatatacaaaatattccatcggaaatttcaaaataatatataaatggttgccatggtaatATGGACACACAGATATACAGACAGACGAcatacattcatttatatatatatagataagcTATTTTGTGAACCAATGTGTGTTTGGACGCGACCGGGATACTTATATTTGGTATAAAATACAACTTCCTGAATTCTGGTTGCAATCGGGCAACTCCGTGCTGGTCGACCActtattaaaatagattaagTGGGTTAGGATAGGTTCTAAAAAAGACAAAGGTTAAGATaatgataaaactaaaataagtacgaacacttttatttttataatattctcggtaatatataatttaaataataaaataatttttcataagtttTCAAAAGTATGGTTAAGTAACAGCAATCagttatatctaatatataaatgtgaaaatgaaaacctttgagtgatatgttctcggaaactactgaaccgatcgttatggttttttttttaaaattgaaaagctcattgcggagaaggtttaaggcttttgatcgattctctaactttaaaaacaaaggagttatcaattatcataaataatgacCAGTTACGTAGACTGGGTGGGTGAGGTTCGTGGTACGGCAACGGACGGCGGCTAGACGTGGACGCCCAAACTTCCCCTTCCATATCACCGTTGCGCGACGTGATAGTTCATATCGTTATTCTTGCTAAtggaaaactataattataattatttaattattatattataacttaaatcaataccatagattaaatatataaaataatataatctatgttaatacaaaaaaaacacaatttctcgcatactatagtattatctaatcaataataactcaagtgcataaaataatataatctatgttaatacaaaaaaaacacaatttctcGCATATTCTATAGAAATTCACCGCATTATAGTGAACGAAGGACGGACCGACCGACATTTTAAGAGAAGCTTCGTAAAAGTCGGAACGCTGCTTAATGTTTGTGCATCGACTATCGATGAATTGTCGAATATTCAAGATGCCTgcatttaaatagtaaacagtactaataataagtaaattactaataaaaacttacttttaatttaatttaatttctataatttttaaatttttattcgtttcttttaattattaaaatttatcacaatgaaaaggaaaattaatttaggtcgttcatcgaatataataaaacgtcaACGTTTACTTAGATTAAGTCAAAATAACAATGGCTCGCCAGATAACTGCAATATTAacagcgataataataatgataatataaataatatatctgttaCCAATAGTGTTGGTagtattaatgaaaacaatattaataacaacgaaAATTTAGATGAACCACAAGTTCCATGGCGTCGCCGTGAAATGTCGGCATTtacttatgataaattaatagattataaaaataattctcacGTTATCATtggaaatatgaatttaaaatgttattattgtcgtgCATTGAAATGGTCCAAAGAGCCTGCAGGTTTTTGTTGTTCAGGAGGAAAAGTTGTTTTGGAAGACATTGCTGATCCACCTGAACCATTAAAAAGTCTCTTAAATTTTTctcacaataataacatttttttgacatGATACGTGTTTATAATTCGGCTTTTCAAATGACATCGTTTGGTGCAACAGAAATTAGACATGGAAATTTCATgccaacatttaaagttcaaggtCAAGTCTATCATTTGACTGGTTCTTTATTACCCACCGGAACTGAAGAACCAAAGTTTTTACAGATATATTTTATGGGTGACTCAGAGAATGAAGTGAAAAGGCGTTTGTCTATTGCTCCCAATAcagataaacaaatattatatgatttgcaATATATGTTGCATAGAAATAATTCGTACATTCGTAGTTTTAAGAGTGCAATCGATTTGATGCCGTCCAATCTAGATGAATTTAAGATTGTTATTAGGGCCGACAGAAAACCACAAGCAGAGCATCGTGGTCGATATAATACTCCTCAAAATGATGAAGTAGCCATATTAATTGTCGGCCAAGAATTTTCAAAGAGAGATATTGTATTAAGAGCTCGAGATGATACATTAACACGCGTAAGTGAAATTCATCGTTCGTACGATGCGTTACAGTATCCTCTAATGTTTTGTTATGGACAGAATGGTTATTCTATTGATGTTTCGCAAGTTAATCCAATTACGAAAATTCCTCTTAATAAAACGGTTTCCGCCATGGACTTTTACTCTTATAGACTTCAAGTCAgagaaaattctaataatatacttagatACGGTAAACTTTTGAATCAATATATTGTCGATATGTACGCGAAAATTGAAACTGAACGGCTTCAATATCTAAGAGCAAATCAAACTAGATTACGAACTGAAATTTACACTGACCTTCAAGATGCAATGCAAGCTGACGGAAAGCCAGATCAAATTGGCCAGAGAGTGATTTTACCATCTTCATTTGTTGGTGGTCCACGCTACACGCAGCAACGTAAACAAGATGCCATGGTGTACGTACGAAATTACGGACGCCCTGATCTATTTATTACGATGACGTGCAATCCTCAATGGCCAGATattcaatcatgtttatttaCTAATCAAATACCCGCTGACCGGAATGATATTATCGCACGCGTTTTCAATTTGAAAGTGAAAAAACTTATAGATttaattacaaaagaaaaaatatattacgccGGGTAATTGATCTACCTATATACACTTACAATAAgttggttatttttttctacaCTACAAATTCcctagaaataatttatatggcaaaacaacgtttgccgggtcagctagttatatttatacattcatGACAGTACttttttagatataaataataattgtttcttcTTCGTAGATCAAACCTAAT encodes:
- the LOC132945579 gene encoding uncharacterized protein LOC132945579, with the protein product MIRVYNSAFQMTSFGATEIRHGNFMPTFKVQGQVYHLTGSLLPTGTEEPKFLQIYFMGDSENEVKRRLSIAPNTDKQILYDLQYMLHRNNSYIRSFKSAIDLMPSNLDEFKIVIRADRKPQAEHRGRYNTPQNDEVAILIVGQEFSKRDIVLRARDDTLTRVSEIHRSYDALQYPLMFCYGQNGYSIDVSQVNPITKIPLNKTVSAMDFYSYRLQVRENSNNILRYGKLLNQYIVDMYAKIETERLQYLRANQTRLRTEIYTDLQDAMQADGKPDQIGQRVILPSSFVGGPRYTQQRKQDAMVYVRNYGRPDLFITMTCNPQWPDIQSCLFTNQIPADRNDIIARVFNLKVKKLIDLITKEKIYYAG